From a single Nicotiana tomentosiformis chromosome 2, ASM39032v3, whole genome shotgun sequence genomic region:
- the LOC117277697 gene encoding uncharacterized protein, whose product MAALSSKPNHVRSISLPGRSHPITQRVEEEINKLKSLSVAPTADTVYSGLFGLEKLYKCIDDLFNLPQTLCQSLDAKCIEDLLDKTVRLLDVCGTIKELQEDQEGCQKISLEFEANGSRDCSISLV is encoded by the exons ATGGCCGCTCTATCTTCAAAACCCAATCATGTTCGATCAATCAGTTTGCCTGGGAGATCACACCCTATTACCCAGAGAGTTGAAGAGGAGATAAACAAGCTCAAATCATTATCAGTTGCACCAACAGCAGACACTGTGTACAGTGGTCTATTCGGATTGGAGAAATTATACAAGTGCATAGATGATCTTTTCAACTTGCCACAAACCCTTTGCCAAAGTCTAGATGCTAAATGCATTGAGGATTTATTAGACAAAACCGTGAGGCTTCTTGATGTTTGTGGCACTATAAAGGAACTt CAAGAAGATCAAGAGGGATGCCAAAAGATTAGCCTTGAATTTGAAGCAAATGGATCAAGAGACTGCAGTATCAGTCTTGTTTGA